The Arachis hypogaea cultivar Tifrunner chromosome 19, arahy.Tifrunner.gnm2.J5K5, whole genome shotgun sequence genome has a window encoding:
- the LOC112779335 gene encoding protein LIGHT-DEPENDENT SHORT HYPOCOTYLS 1-like has translation MDLVSESSPPASNAKAPTTTTVNGVGGGGGSNSVVAVSASSSSSSSPSSSRYENQKRRDWNTFCQYLRNHRPPLSLNLCSGAHVLEFLHYLDQFGKTKVHNHNCPFFGLPNPPAPCPCPLRQAWGSLDALIGRLRAAYEENGGRPESNPFGARAVRIYLRDVRDFQAKARGVSYEKKRKRPKPKVNNNGCAMSAAATTTT, from the coding sequence ATGGATTTGGTTTCTGAATCATCACCACCAGCATCAAACGCCAAAGCTCCGACAACCACCACCGTCAACGGTGTTGGCGGAGGAGGAGGAAGTAACAGCGTTGTAGCCGTTTCTgcatcttcgtcttcttcttcttctccttcatcgaGCCGTTATGAGAATCAAAAGCGGCGAGACTGGAATACGTTCTGTCAGTACCTCCGCAACCACCGTCCGCCGCTCTCGCTGAACCTCTGCAGCGGCGCACACGTGCTCGAGTTCCTTCACTACCTCGATCAGTTCGGGAAAACGAAAGTTCACAACCATAACTGCCCCTTCTTCGGCCTCCCGAACCCTCCGGCGCCCTGCCCCTGCCCGCTCCGCCAAGCCTGGGGCAGCCTCGACGCCCTCATCGGCCGGCTTAGGGCGGCCTATGAAGAGAACGGCGGCAGGCCGGAGTCCAACCCGTTCGGCGCCAGAGCCGTTAGGATTTACCTTCGTGATGTCAGAGATTTTCAGGCCAAAGCTAGAGGAGTCAGTTatgagaagaagaggaagaggccgAAGCCCAAGGTCAACAATAATGGCTGTGCCATGTCCGCCGCTGCCACTACTACTACTTAA